The Candidozyma auris chromosome 1, complete sequence genome includes a region encoding these proteins:
- a CDS encoding rhomboid protease PCP1 yields the protein MKLFSPTSLLQLRGYRPPPRFHQFQPRNLRHRFNNIRWGELVYPALFTGAFCAITPYILPYIVDSIPALKRNPSLVTIPIIGINVGIFFAHRSPRLLPLLRKYFLLVNARPFSVWSMLGSGFSHQSFTHLFFNMFCFQSFAPALCGVLGPSTFLSVYLGSIVCSSFASLAFRTISSSSVILSLGASGGIFGILGVFSYLFPNAGVALFFIPVPGGAWMLFLASFAFNVAGLFYRGPFDFAAHIGGSVAGIYYGWRANEERKKRRRRRIVF from the coding sequence ATGAAGCTATTTTCTCCTACGTCATTGCTACAACTCAGAGGTTATAGGCCTCCACCAAGGTTCCATCAGTTTCAACCTAGAAACTTGCGCCACcgcttcaacaacatcagaTGGGGAGAGTTGGTGTACCCTGCCTTGTTTACTGGTGCTTTTTGTGCAATAACTCCTTATATTTTACCTTATATTGTGGATTCCATCCCAGCTCTCAAGCGCAATCCCTCACTTGTTACGATCCCCATTATTGGTATCAACGTGGgaattttctttgctcaTAGACTGCCTCGATTATTGCCCTTATTGAGAAAATACTTCCTTCTCGTCAATGCTCGTCCTTTTAGCGTTTGGTCTATGTTGGGTTCTGGTTTCTCCCATCAAAGCTTCACCcacttgttcttcaacatgttCTGTTTCCAGTCATTTGCTCCAGCTCTTTGCGGTGTGCTCGGGCCATCTACTTTCCTTCTGGTTTACTTGGGCTCAATCGTTTGTTCATCGTTTGCCTCCCTCGCTTTCCGGACAATCTCCCTGAGCCTGGTTATTCTTTCCTTGGGTGCCTCAGGCGGTATCTTCGGCATCCTTGGTGTGTTCTCATATCTATTCCCCAACGCTGGTGTTgccctcttcttcattccTGTTCCTGGCGGTGCCTGGATGCTTTTCTTGGCATCATTTGCCTTCAACGTGGCTGGCTTGTTCTATCGTGGACCATTCGATTTTGCAGCACATATTGGGGGTAGTGTGGCAGGAATTTACTATGGCTGGAGAGCTAATGaagaaaggaagaaacGCAGGCGTAGAAGAATTGTCTTTTGA
- the RPS9B gene encoding 40S ribosomal protein uS4 yields MPRAPRTYSKVYSVPKQPYESARLDAELKLAGEYGLKNKREIYRIGFQLSKIRRAARDLLTRDDKDEKRLFEGNALIRRLVRVGVLPEDKMKLDYVLALRPEDFLERRLQTQVFKLGLARSIHHARVLITQRHIAVGKQIVNVPSFMVRLDSQKHIDFAPNSPYGGGRPGRVKRRNQNKNAEGAEEEEE; encoded by the exons ATGCCTC GTGCCCCAAGAACTTACTCCAAGGTTTACTCTGTGCCAAAGCAGCCATACGAGTCTGCTCGTTTGGATGCTGAGTTGAAGTTAGCTGGTGAGTACGGtctcaagaacaagagagaGATCTACAGAATTGGTTTCCAATTGTCTAAGATCAGAAGAGCTGCTCGTGACTTGTTGACCAGAGACGACAAGGatgagaagagattgttcGAAGGTAACGCTTTGATCAGAAGATTGGTGAGAGTCGGTGTCTTGCCAGAGGacaagatgaagttggATTACGTCTTGGCCTTGAGACCAGAGGACTTCTTGGAGAGAAGATTGCAGACCCAGGTGTTCAAGTTGGGTCTTGCCAGATCTATCCACCACGCCAGAGTGTTGATCACCCAGAGACACATTGCCGTTGGTAAGCAGATTGTCAACGTTCCTTCCTTCATGGTGAGATTGGACTCCCAGAAGCACATTGACTTTGCTCCTAACTCCCCATACGGTGGTGGCAGACCTGGTAgagtgaagagaagaaaccagAACAAGAACGCTGAAGGTGccgaggaggaagaggagtAA
- a CDS encoding ribosomal protein P1 beta, whose amino-acid sequence MSAEASVSYAALILADAGVEISADNLLSVTKAAGASVDNVWADIFAKALEGKDLKDLLFSMAAAAPSGGAAAGGAAAGGAAAGGAAPEAAAEEKEEEAAEESDEDMGFGLFD is encoded by the coding sequence ATGTCTGCTGAAGCTTCTGTTTCGTACGCCGCCCTTATCTTGGCCGACGCTGGTGTTGAGATCTCCGCCGACAACTTGTTGTCCGTCACCAAGGCTGCCGGTGCCTCCGTCGACAACGTCTGGGCCGACATCTTCGCTAAGGCCTTGGAAGGTAAGgacttgaaggacttgCTCTTCTCCATGGCCGCTGCCGCCCCAtctggtggtgctgctgctggcggtgctgctgctggcggtgctgctgctggcggTGCTGCTCCAGAGGCTGCTgccgaggagaaggaggaagaggctgctgaggagTCTGATGAGGACATGGGCTTCGGTTTGTTCGACTAA
- the NAM2 gene encoding leucine--tRNA ligase NAM2, whose translation MSQGLTRASFSLGIARSFVSSSHPQTQLKLNEIDKKWVQKWKESPPRSNDNQNSAKQRESFYCLSMFPYPSGVLHLGHQRVYTISDVISRFKKLKGYDVIHPMGWDAFGLPAENAAVERGINPAVWTETNISKMKDQMELMLADFDWDKEINTSSPDYYKWTQKIFTLLFKHGLAYRKGAEINWDPVDQTVLANEQVDSEGRSWRSGAKVEKRTLEQWFIGITKYASALQKDLALLDHWPEKVKAMQRNWIGESHGANIRFPCNGAHQDSITVFTSRPDTLFSVQFIALALDHPIVKKRAETDNKLAEFITLMKKDDDPNSKNGFKLESVKASIPIDVHGSPSLRYDIPVYAAPYVLGSYGSGAVMGCPAHDERDNDFWDIHQPGVPVRPTVGPSKKEKAAALDGLFTQKEGKVYDSTVLKGGVDDLGELSGMKCTDAGKKISEWLESTKNGGHAVQFKIRDWLISRQRYWGAPIPIVHCDSCGPVAVPDEKLPVLLPPIDGKSFGNGNPLDKLESFIHTQCPSCGGPAKRDTDTMDTFIDSSWYFFRYLDTHNDKAIFDTEKATRNMPVDLYVGGVEHAILHLLYSRFIAKFLGDIGLWSGSEMNNEPIKRLVTQGMVHGKTFTDPENGRFLKPDELDFSDPSKPKIKASGLLPSVSYEKMSKSKYNGVDPAKCIETYGADAIRAHILFSAPISDQLNWNEDQIQGIERWLKKVLNLKEAVINIASKDHVSPAGGIEYKDIEIDGVTYDKIVLTETELQLYNDIRHYTNRIAKSVDVDLSFNTIVSDYMKMTNALYNAIKQDSINPALVLDAYKKLLIVMSPVTPAISEECWEGLAKSMGKQVSSVLEQRFPSSKPIASPYTNFNVFVDGKARHTMQALRSLASEPDEKVLDIALAEPNVKKFVDERTIKKVIIKEGLISIITCK comes from the coding sequence ATGTCACAAGGATTGACGAGGGCGTCCTTCTCACTAGGCATTGCTCGCTCTTTTGTATCCTCTTCACATCCTCAAACACAGCTCAAATTAAACGAAATCGACAAGAAGTGGGTACAGAAATGGAAAGAGTCACCTCCAAGATCCAACGACAACCAAAATTCAGCAAAACAACGAGAGCTGTTTTACTGTCTATCGATGTTTCCCTACCCTTCTGGTGTCCTACATTTGGGGCATCAGCGAGTATACACGATTAGTGATGTCATTTCTCGTTTCAAGAAATTAAAAGGATACGACGTTATACATCCGATGGGCTGGGATGCCTTTGGCTTGCCAGCAGAGAACGCTGCCGTCGAGCGTGGAATCAATCCTGCTGTCTGGACTGAAACGAATATCAGTAAAATGAAGGATCAAATGGAACTAATGCTAGCTGATTTTGATTGGGATAAAGAGATCAATACCTCCTCTCCAGATTACTATAAGTGGACGCAGAAGATCTTCACACTTCTTTTCAAGCATGGCTTGGCCTATAGAAAAGGCGCAGAAATCAATTGGGACCCTGTGGATCAGACAGTGTTGGCTAACGAGCAGGTCGACTCGGAGGGCAGGTCCTGGAGATCGGGTGCTAAAGTTGAGAAGCGTACCTTGGAGCAATGGTTCATTGGGATCACTAAGTATGCAAGCGCTCTTCAAAAGGATCTAGCTTTGCTTGATCATTGGCCAGAAAAAGTGAAAGCGATGCAAAGAAACTGGATCGGTGAAAGCCACGGTGCCAATATTCGGTTTCCTTGCAATGGTGCCCATCAAGATTCCATCACTGTATTTACCTCAAGACCAGATACGTTGTTTAGTGTTCAGTTCATTGCTCTAGCTTTGGATCATCCAATTGTCAAAAAACGTGCGGAGACTGACAACAAATTGGCAGAGTTCATAACGTTGATGAAAAAGGATGATGATCCAAACTCCAAGAATGGGTTTAAGCTTGAAAGCGTAAAAGCCTCAATTCCCATTGATGTACACGGCTCGCCAAGCCTTCGCTATGACATTCCAGTTTACGCCGCCCCGTACGTCTTAGGATCATATGGTTCAGGTGCTGTTATGGGTTGTCCAGCTCATGATGAACGCGACAATGACTTTTGGGACATCCATCAGCCAGGTGTTCCCGTGAGACCAACAGTCGGACCTTCCAAAAAGgagaaagcagcagcattAGATGGCTTGTTTACTCAAAAGGAAGGAAAGGTTTATGATTCGACTGTTTTAAAGGGTGGGGTTGACGACTTAGGTGAACTTTCTGGGATGAAATGTACTGATGCAGGCAAGAAGATCCTGGAATGGCTTGAATCAACCAAAAACGGTGGCCACGCTGTACAATTCAAGATTAGGGATTGGCTTATTTCCAGGCAAAGGTATTGGGGAGCTCCAATTCCAATAGTTCACTGTGACCTGTGCGGGCCTGTAGCCGTCCCTGATGAAAAGCTCCCTGTTTTGCTTCCACCAATTGACGGTAAGAGCTTCGGTAATGGCAATCctcttgacaaactcgAGTCCTTCATTCACACGCAGTGCCCTTCGTGTGGTGGTCCAGCTAAGCGTGACACAGACACCATGGATACTTTTATTGACTCGTCATGGTACTTTTTCAGATACCTTGACACCCACAATGACAAAGCAATATTTGACACCGAGAAGGCGACCCGCAATATGCCTGTCGATCTTTACGTGGGAGGTGTGGAGCATGCTATTTTACATCTTCTCTACTCCAGGTTCATTGCTAAGTTCTTGGGCGACATTGGATTGTGGAGTGGAAGCGAAATGAACAATGAACCAATTAAAAGACTCGTTACTCAGGGTATGGTTCATGGCAAAACCTTCACTGATCCTGAGAATGGAAGGTTTTTAAAACCAGATGAGTTAGACTTCTCAGACCCTAGCAAACCCAAAATAAAAGCTAGTGGCCTACTTCCCAGTGTGAGTTATGAAAAGATGTCGAAGTCGAAATATAATGGGGTAGATCCGGCAAAGTGTATCGAAACATATGGTGCTGACGCCATAAGAGCCCATATTCTCTTCTCAGCCCCAATCTCCGATCAACTCAATTGGAATGAGGACCAAATACAGGGAATCGAAAGATGGCTTAAAAAGGTTTTGAACCTAAAAGAAGCGGTGATCAACATCGCATCAAAAGATCATGTTTCTCCTGCTGGAGGAATAGAATACAAGGACATCGAAATTGATGGTGTCACCTACGATAAAATCGTACTTACTGAAACCGAATTGCAGTTGTACAACGACATACGTCACTACACGAATAGAATTGCGAAATCGGTTGACGTTGACCtatccttcaacaccatcGTTTCAGATTATATGAAAATGACGAATGCCTTGTATAATGCGATCAAGCAAGACTCCATAAACCCTGCATTAGTGCTTGACGCGTACAAGAAACTCTTGATAGTGATGTCTCCGGTCACACCTGCGATTTCAGAGGAGTGTTGGGAGGGCTTGGCCAAGAGTATGGGGAAGCAGGTTAGCTCCGTTCTAGAACAAAGGTTTCCTTCCTCTAAGCCCATAGCTTCTCCATACACAAACTTTAACGTCTTCGTTGATGGAAAGGCAAGACACACCATGCAAGCGCTCCGTTCACTAGCTTCCGAACCCGATgaaaaagttcttgatattgCACTTGCAGAACCCAATGTTAAGAAATTTGTGGATGAAAGAACTATCAAGAAGGTAATTATAAAGGAGGGACTCATCAGCATCATCACTTGTAAATAG
- a CDS encoding diphthine--ammonia ligase, translating into MKFVALISGGKDSFFNIIQCKRQGHVLVALANLHPQNEAQSETDSFMFQTVGHDIVGYYARCMPSIPLYRQALSGGSTNVQLEYLPTPDDEIEDLYELLAKVKDEHPDIEGVSCGAILSHYQRTRVENVCERLGLTCLAYLWQRDQAELMSEMCSSGLDARLIKCAAIGLNETHLGKSITHMLPILTKLNQMYDVHICGEGGEFETLVFDAPFFENRLEILDQEAVAHSSDCSYLKLSVKVVEKDHSDSVTEGSSKEDENTIRKMLHGEFSAISKGIKAEKAISIPDVKESSFSLSPTVFKTPLRLYISNAVDAALDVQSQTQNIMTHITSILRSNDASIADLQHVTILVRDMGDFAKINSVYASFFANTYLPPSRVCVQTTLPEPYCLQVSCIALKPPVETRHGIHIRSRSFWAPQNIGPYSQAIVEVRDSFKTATLSGQIPLQPANMLLFDKDLVTAAILSLQHLYKVKSLISVKQLAAAVCFVTTTSPHIVSQVWHDYVQEVECGQDFVNRLIIAQVTGLPRNAPIEWAGLAFEKVVNMYEDEDEIEAPRLLSLATEQKEKFKTNIVSVNENFNLVKMMGNDINAVIDFLRSPALGNSHVSVMTTLSNIHKLVALGLPAEWIPVVRVWDSDCEEYEYAITWVA; encoded by the coding sequence ATGAAATTTGTTGCCTTGATATCTGGAGGCAaagactccttcttcaatatcATACAGTGCAAAAGGCAAGGCCATGTGCTTGTGGCTTTGGCCAATTTGCACCCACAGAACGAGGCCCAGAGCGAAACCGACTCCTTCATGTTCCAAACAGTGGGGCACGATATCGTCGGCTACTACGCCCGATGCATGCCTCTGATTCCTCTATATCGACAGGCGCTTTCTGGGGGCTCGACTAATGTGCAGCTCGAGTACTTGCCAACACCAGATGACGAGATCGAGGATCTATATGAGCTTTTGGCCAAGGTAAAGGATGAGCATCCAGACATCGAAGGAGTGAGTTGTGGTGCCATCTTGTCCCATTAtcaaagaacaagagtGGAGAATGTCTGTGAGAGATTGGGACTCACGTGTTTAGCATACTTGTGGCAGAGAGATCAAGCTGAATTGATGCTGGAGATGTGTTCTCTGGGTCTTGACGCACGATTGATCAAATGTGCTGCTATTGGACTCAACGAGACTCATTTAGGCAAGCTGATTACCCATATGCTTCCAATTCTCACCAAGCTCAATCAAATGTACGATGTTCATATATGTGGAGAAGGCGGTGAGTTCGAAACCTTGGTATTCGATGCgcctttctttgagaacaGGCTAGAAATTTTGGATCAGGAGGCCGTTGCTCATTCTTCTGACTGTTCTTACCTCAAACTCCTGGTAAAAgttgtggagaaggatCATTCAGACTCTGTCACTGAGGGATCATCAAAGGAAGACGAGAACACAATTCGAAAGATGCTACATGGGGAATTTAGTGCTATACTGAAAGGCATCAAGGCTGAAAAGGCAATCTCAATTCCTGATGTCAAAGAGTCGTCATTTTCGTTGAGTCCAACCGTTTTCAAAACACCCTTAAGACTCTACATCTCAAACGCAGTCGATGCAGCTTTAGATGTTCAAAGCCAAACGCAAAACATCATGACACATATCACGAGTATTCTTAGAAGCAACGATGCCTCCATAGCTGATCTTCAGCACGTTACCATTTTGGTTCGTGACATGGGAGACTTTGCTAAAATTAATAGTGTTTATGcgtctttttttgcaaacaCCTACTTGCCACCATCTCGTGTTTGCGTCCAAACCACTCTTCCGGAGCCTTACTGTCTACAAGTTTCGTGCATCGCCCTCAAGCCTCCAGTGGAGACAAGACATGGGATACATATAAGATCTAGGTCTTTTTGGGCCCCTCAGAACATTGGGCCCTACTCGCAGGCAATCGTTGAGGTTCGTGATTCGTTCAAAACAGCCACTCTCTCTGGTCAAATTCCGTTGCAGCCTGCCAATATGTTGCTCTTTGACAAAGATTTGGTGACTGCGGCCATACTTAGCCTTCAACATCTTTACAAAGTGAAGTCACTCATCAGCGTGAAACAGTTGGCTGCGGCGGTGTGTTTTGTGACAACTACCTCCCCACATATTGTTTCTCAAGTGTGGCATGACTACGTACAAGAGGTTGAATGTGGACAAGACTTTGTGAACCGCCTCATCATCGCCCAAGTAACAGGTTTGCCCAGAAACGCTCCCATTGAGTGGGCGGGGTTGGCCTTCGAAAAGGTTGTCAATATGtatgaagatgaagacgaGATCGAGGCCCCTAGGTTGTTATCATTGGCCACTGAGCAAAAGGAAAAATTTAAAACGAATATTGTCAGTGTCAATGAGAATTTTAACCTTGTCAAGATGATGGGCAACGATATCAATGCTGTGATCGACTTCCTCCGCAGTCCTGCCCTCGGCAACTCCCATGTCTCCGTCATGACGACTCTCTCAAATATACACAAACTTGTCGCTCTAGGTCTCCCGGCAGAATGGATTCCTGTCGTCAGAGTCTGGGACAGCGACTGTGAAGAGTATGAATATGCAATTACCTGGGTAGCGTAG